The Medicago truncatula cultivar Jemalong A17 chromosome 7, MtrunA17r5.0-ANR, whole genome shotgun sequence genome includes the window gaTTATTTTAGTCTTTAGAAGCTCTCGATCATCGAAGTAAATACAATGTGATAGCGAAGCATATCACTCAATGGTGCGTTTGtattgtaagttgtaactatagtagggttttttttttttttgaaggagtaaCTATAGTAGGGTTGTCTTGCAAGTTTTATTACATTCACTGTGTAATAAATAATACCAAaatatttgtaccaaaaaaaaaaaaataccaaaatacgaGACAAGGTTTGCTAGCAATACTTTGGATTAACACGTTTAATTAgtatattatgaaatgaataCACACACAATAGAATGTGAATATGTTGACTCCAGAGGTTACTCTAAGATGAGTTATCTTGATAGCTcatgttaaaatataaatttcactAATCGTTAACGATCAGGCACACAAAGTTTTATATAAATCCAAAATTCATACTATTTAATCTAATCAcctgtatttttttattgagtaaatagtcaatttcacCTCTGAAATTGTAGATTTCGTCAATTActcctctgaaattaacaaaacttcaattatctcatgaaattgcataacgttaatcaatttaccccctccatcaaatttttctgttaactgtttacggttatgatcaaataccccttgaaattttgcacttatgtgcaaaatgccccctaaacttgaaaatttatatttttttttatccttgactcaaaagatattaaaggcaaacaaattaacaattattgatcatataaatatgtatgaaatgtatgtttatgcagctattggtcatataaatctttatggaagatatgttactctcatgtgttttaaatatatacatatataagactttttttttacacaagttggtaattatgttagagtatgcagtcataaagtacacaagtctttgataattgtgtgtctATATGTTAATATCTGCacaaggaagaagaaacaaagcttgttgataaatatgaaatatgaatgaaaaggctgcacatgacaaaaccatgatttctttggggcttatattcattcattttcttgcgaatagaatttttatgaaaatatgtacaatatactacttgaagaactaaatgtatgattttttgtaagaaaaaaaatctaaatttttaagtttagggggcatttatcacataagtgcaaaatttcagggggtatttgatcataaccgcaaacagttaacagaaaaatttgacgaagggtaaattgattaacgttatgcaatttcaggggggtaattgaagttttgttaattttgggggggtaattgacgaaacttacaatttcaggagggaaattgactatttacttttttttggtcaagactAATCACctgtatttatttatgttttgtaaGAAATTGTTGTACGTTCGTTTGAAATTATTTAACAAAGtacaaaatagttttaaaattttacaaaaaattgtaGAGTTGATGATATGCTCATAAGAACTATTCATTTGACGACTAGATTAGTTAATTGAAAGTAGTAGTGACTCTCGCAAGTTGGAAGggagatttttattaaatcagtTTTGGAGGCTATTCCTTCCTATATGATGAGTCTTTTTCTCCTTCCGGGTTCACTCACtcatgaaattgagaaaatgtaAAATTCCTttggtggggggggggggggggggggggggttgtcATATTTCAGCAAATTCCCGAGACTTGCACTGGATGTCTTGGGAAAGACTTTCCACTCCTAAGGTGTTTGGTGGAATGAGTTTTAAGAGTTGTAAGGCTTTTAACGTGGATATGGTTGGCATGCAGGCTTGCAAGTTGGTTTCTAATTCAAAGTCTCTAATTACCTGTTTActcaaagctaaatattttttcaaggTGATTATTTTAGAGATGGTATTGGTCATAACCCTAGCTATGTTTGGCGTAGTATTTGGAATGTGAAAGATGTAATTCGTCAAGGTTTTTAATGAAGCAAATGAACAAGAGGTCGCATACCAGTATGAGACCATCTTTGGCTTTGTAACGCAGCACGCATTTTGCCAACCATTCCTTAACAGTTGGCGTGGCCACAGATCGTTGTTGCATACTTGATGGTTACACCTTATAAGCAATGGAATATGGAgctaattaatttcttttttaacatcaatacattcaaaagtatttttaaCGCTCCATTGTTGGCTTCGGTGATTTGTGACGTGCCTTCTTGGAAACTTGATAAGGACGGTGTTTATACAGTTAGGAGTGCATACAAGGacattatgaattatgatttggtaGCTCTACACCATCATGTGTCGGGGAACTGGACTTGTGTTTGGAAGCTCAAGTTGCCACCCGAAGGTCAATAGTTTCTTGTCGAGAGCTTGTCGACACtgtttgtaacgccctatttctattaaagcgataaaacacacaaataatacatatattcaagaaatagacgctacgccatcaaacaaaatccaaaacaacatgcatgtataaaaatctcaacagtcgcagcggatataaaccatatacttcaaagcatacatgtcatgatatcaaaaatacatcaacttAAAAGTTCTCCAAGTCCCGACAaatgggtaaatctccaacatgaataaatccaAAACAGATAATCTAGATAATCATATACAAACACCTAGATCAGAGTCTATCCTAGACTTTACGAAaccgataccggagatagctcccgatatccgaCCAAGCATCAAGCAACTCACcaaagcaactaatcctgcacaacgtctacccatccatacagacaggtagacGGTCAAAATCattgggggtaagcattacatcaatcataatccacGTAAACAATTAAACATGAATAAATCAATTCCAAGTACTTAACATAAACAGTTAATTCAATATGTACATTTACATAACATTCCAAAATAATACGACCAAGTATTCACCAatgataagtgctagaaagttgtaatttaagtgatatattttaggcacttttgttacttgttttgcaagttattaagggaaaagccgagaaataagtgattattgcccttttacgctttatctatcttacttcacccatttgtgcaggattcgaactcaagacatcaagcaaagagaagaaaatcgagaaaagtacaaaaaggcagaaaaaggagatcactcgcctccaactcgccatggcaagcagcaaaggcgagcaattccagaatgcaacaaagatcacacgccaccaactcgcaatggcgagtagaAGGCGAgcttactcgccgtggcgaaggactcgcgaggcgagtaagggcggtttagcctctaaatgctgacgtggcacaaacccaatggggaagaaacttcaactcgccatggcgaatgaagcagctcgcgaggcgagtgaaggCAGActcagaattctataaatagcccactcaaccatttcagtttttagatagttttttatatagttttttacttagtttttctcTGAGTTTTTCACTTggaatatttctagagagagagatagggcttgttcttcatagggtgagagtgatagagagtggattcttcattctttgttgagaaatcacaagttgtaaatgaatctttctccttcaattcattcttgcaaggcttccatgataatgagtagctaaatctcctttgttgggattagaggtacttgatcttagcttaacatgtaatcttttgatctataaatatatggttctagcatttgatttgatattgatgttattcttgcactttaatctttatctttgatttaattgtgattgagaaatacttttgaatctaggtttagaataatcatctatcaaaacataggttctagacatggaatcgatgttttgataatcactttgtgtatccaaacctaaagctttcttaGCATTCAATAGAtcgagaaatcatcgattggacgataagatcgactcttgaatcattcaatagtttgagacatcgacgattgaatgatacaattgatttcacaatattgtttggacacgaatagtgttgtcgagggatacgtgataatatcaaagaaaagctagaatccatgtatgatcattaggttacgtgcgacgcttgatcaaggaactctaatcctaacaagtttcatgccctattaatctcaattttatcgtttgcaaatgagttactaaaacaaacaaccaattatCTTTTCAACTTGGAATggtatttggtgtcgaacggtccgcgatatcgcactagtccctgaggagacgatataaatacttacaattgtttgatgaaaaaatattacatcaaaatggcgccgctgccggggactggCGTTTAGATATCGTAGACATCGcgactattttatcattttaagcaTCAGTAAATACtctgtaaatatattttcttttgtatagtTATTGGTACTAACCCCTCTTTGcatacaaagaaaaatttctTGTTAGTTATATCCGTTTCAGATTCTCTACATAAATGCAATCATGGCTGATCATGGTTATAACAACTTCTACACTCCATTGGAGTATGAATCATATCAACAGTATCAACAACATCCCTATGAAGATGAACGAATATCAAAGATGGAAAATACTTTGAATATCTTCATGCAGCAATCCATGATAAACATGCAGGATACCAATCAGAGATTGAAGAATCTATCCTTGCAGATGGAAATAATGCAAGAACAAATCATGGATATTCAAGCCAACATTCAATCCACTCacagaaaacaagaaaataattcaaatacatTTGTGGAAGTCGGAAAGATTGTTGAAGAAGGTGTTGATGATACCGAGGAAGACATAATACTAGAAGAATGTAGCACAATGAAAATGGTGGAAGAATTAGAGCCACTACATCCAGAAGAATTTCCTCAAGAACGGCCATATACTGAAGAGGTCGAAACtgttgaaaatgaagaagtgATGGAGGTGACAGAGAAAGAGGATCGGATACTAATCAAGGAAGAATCAATGGAAGGAAAGGGGAAGAAAGTGAACAAGTTGGAGATTGATCGGATCATAGATGAGATTTGTGCCTTGTTCAATAAACCAAAGTTAGGGAGGATATGGACTCCACATCAATTATACTTCAAATTCATGGAATTCCTCCCAACACGCAGGATTACAAAAGATGATGTGTTGTCCGTTTCATTTTGGCCACCCTAACGAAAAAGGCGTCGAGCTAACGACGTTAAACAAGCGCTTGTTGGGAGGCAACCCAACTTtgtaagttatttatttttataatgcatACTAGGTGTAGGAGTCATGTGCATACCAAAACCATTCACAAATCAGAAGCCAAAAGAAAGCAAAGTCTGAACTGTcattactcgcgaggcgagtacaACTagtcgccatggcgagtaaaaCTGTCCTTTGACTGCGTTGACCACCaaattgctcgccatggcgaatacatatgctcgcgaggcgaatgGCAGCAGTTCTGACAGTTTCAGTTTTCAAAGCCACTAACTCCCTCATTAATCTCTCTTAACCACCCTTTACCAACTTTAATTCATCATTTTCGGTTTTGCATTTCTCTCTCATCAACCACAcaaattttttcttccttctctcaAACCCTAACACCTCAACACTACCCTTTTTCCAATTTATCAAGTCAATCCAAGTCAAGCTTATTGCATACTCATTTCTGCACTTAGATTACTTCTGATTCAGGTTTGTATTCACTTTGTTGccattcatttcaaatttgcatgcaaaaaaaaaaaaaaaaaaaaaaaaccctaggGTAGTAGATAGTGTAATGTTCTTCAAACTGATACCCACATGACTCAGATGAAACATAATCATGCCCAAATTCGTGGTTGTTCTGATTCCAATCCACATTTTTGTTAAcccttttgtaaaaattaaaaataaaattaaaattagggtttttgtgGTATAATTCGACATTCAACTCAAAAGCATGATTTAGTTCATCTCTTTGTCATTATCAGGGTCGGAATTACTATATTTAGGGTTAAGAATGTTGAAActgaaagaaattttgaaaaagggtcgatttttgtcattttctgggcaactcgccatggcgagcttcatcattcgccaaggcgagtgagcaatcTGAAACCCAGAAAATTTCaactactcgccatggcgagtgcacctgctcgcgaggcgagtggtAACAGAACATGCAATATTTTTTGTTCCATACTGATATTTAATTGTCTGTTTGGTGTTTGTGGAATTCCTGGTTGTGTTTGCAGGTATGGCTCCAAAGAAACCCGTTAACACTGGTAAACGCAAGAAAGGAGAAACATCCGCAACCCGACCCCCACCTAGAAACCAAGCCTTTGAGAGGGAGAGATTTAGGTCTCGCTACCATCAAGATAGATATATTGAACTGCTTGACCAATCCATGTGGTGTGAGAGGGTCTTTAACCTTAATCCCGAGGGaccctataaaaaaattgccAAACTTTTACTCGATCAAGGATGGGAACGACTCCTTCAACCCATAACAGATATTAATGCCGAGTTAGTGCGTGAGTTTTATGCCAATGCCCTACCTGAAAATCCACACACTGACCCATTTACATTCGAAACTTTTGTGAGGGGTCGAACTATCCGGTTTGACCGTGAGGCAATAAATACATACCTTGGCAACCCCTTTGAGTTAGCCTACCCAGACGACCTTGATGACTTTCATGAGAAGCAAAACCTTGGCCACTTTATCCTCCCGGGCCCCCATGAAGAAATCAAACGATTTCTCTTGTTGGGAGACTATAAATATGACATCAGTGATGCAGGGAGAGAGTATCGGGCCCAATACAAATTCATGACCAATGAGGCCAAAATTATCCAAAAATTCATTCTTTATAATGTCAGGCCCAATAGTCATCTGTCTGATTGTGTTGTCGAGGTGTGTCCTTTAATCTACTACATCCTCAAGGGGATCAAGGTAGATATTGCCCGGACCATTGCTTGGGAACTCCGAATGGTCACCCTGCAAGGAAGAGGTGAAAGAGAAGCTCGTCTCTTTTTTCCCGGTTTAATCATGGGACTCATTAAAGATACCGGCATGCGCCTACCAACCAGTGTCCATGAGAAGATCCGGAACCCGATCAATGATGCTTTCATCACCCGATACATTATGG containing:
- the LOC112416491 gene encoding uncharacterized protein; translated protein: MINMQDTNQRLKNLSLQMEIMQEQIMDIQANIQSTHRKQENNSNTFVEVGKIVEEGVDDTEEDIILEECSTMKMVEELEPLHPEEFPQERPYTEEVETVENEEVMEVTEKEDRILIKEESMEGKGKKVNKLEIDRIIDEICALFNKPKLGRIWTPHQLYFKFMEFLPTRRITKDDVLSVSFWPP